The sequence ATATTCCACTTGCCATTTTTAACGGTGCCGCTGCTGTTGTTACGCATTCATCAGAGAATGACTTCAATATTATTGAGCAGCACGAAAATGGCCGTATAATTCCCATTATTAAAGTCTGTAACCCTGCTCATTTCCTGGCAATTGTCTCGATGAAATTGGCAGGAACACCACCTCATTATATTGCTGCCATTACTGGCACAAACGGAAAAAGCAGCACTGTCGATTTTTTGCGTCAAATTTGGCAATTTATGGGCTATCCCTCTGCAAGCATTGGCACTTTAGGGCTCATATCAGATACAAATCTCCCTCCTCTCCCAGCCCTCACAACGCCAGATGCTGTAAGCCTGGCTTACGGTATGGCTAATTTGAAAAAACACGGGATCGATCACGTTGCTGTTGAAGCATCTTCTCATGGATTAACGCAGCATCGTCTGGATGGTCTTCCTATTAAGGCCGCAGGATTTTCTAATTTAACGCGTGATCACCTTGATTATCACGGAACGTTAAGTGCTTATAGAGACGCAAAATTAAGGCTTTTTACTGAGCTATTATCACCAAAAGGCATTATTGCCTTTAATGCCGATATGGATCCAGAAACTGTTTCTATAGTTTATAATATTGCCCATGCACGTGGGTTTGATCTGCGCGATATCGGTCGCAAGGGAAGAGCAATAACGATTAATAATATTATCCCTAGTGCAACCGGGCAAATTTTAAATCTTTCACTATATGGCAAAGTTTTATCGCCAGTTCATTTGCCTTTGGTAGGATCATTTCAGGCAGAAAATGCTCTTTTGGCCGCAGCTTTATGTTGGGAAAAAGAGGAAGAAGCGTCAGAAATAATTTCTCTGCTTTCCCGGTTAAAAAGCGTTCCTGGTCGTTGTGAATTGGTAGCAACTCTTCCCCATGGCGCTACGGCCTATGTTGATTATGCACACACGCCTGACGCTTTAGAGCATATTCTTTTAAGTCTAAGGCCACACACTCAGGGCAAAATTATTCTTGTTTTTGGTGCTGGGGAGATCGGGATAAAGGTAAACGCCCTTTAATGGGACAAATTGCAGCAAGGCTCGCTGATAAAGTCATTATTACTGACGATAATCCACGCACCGAAAATGCAGCCACAATCCGTTCTGAAATTAAACTAGCCTGTCCAGAAGCTATCGAAATTGCTTCGCGCTATGATGCAATAAAAGCGGGCCTGACAGCCCTAGACGATGGAGATATTCTTTTAGTAGCAGGCAAGGGGCATGAAAAAGGCCAAATTATTGGCGATGTCACCAATCCCTTTGATGACCGGGATATAACACGTTCCCTAGCGCAAGATATTTATTCATGAAAATATTATCTCCCCTCTGGACAAGTGAAGACCTTAGAGCCGCAACAAAAGGGACTCTCAAAGCAGAGATAGAAGCTTTTGGTGTTTCTATTGATACAAGACAAATAAAGAAAAACGATCTTTTTATAGCTTTATTAGGTCATAATTCAGATGGCCACCGTTTTATCAAACAGGCTCTTGAGCAGGGGGCAAGCGCTGTAATGGCGCATGATCGTGATTTTCTGACAAAAGAAAATCTCATTCATGACCCACGTATCTTACTCGTGAAAGATACAATGAAAGCGCTGGAAGATCTTGGTCAATTTGCCCGTAATCGTTTTAAAGGCAGGACTATTGCCATAACAGGCAGTGTCGGTAAGACAACAACAAAAGAAATGCTCCGCCAAATTTTAGGCGCTTATGGGCTGGTACATGCGTCAGTTGCCTCTTTTAATAATCACTGGGGCGTGCCTTTAACGTTAGCTCGCCTTCCTCGCGAGGCTGATTTTTGCATTAGTGAAATTGGCATGAATCACGCTGGTGAAATCACGCCCCTCGTTGCACAAGTCAGGCCTGATTGCGCTATTATTACAGTTATTGGGAGTGCTCATATTGGCTATATGGGTAGTCAAGAAGCAATCGCCTTAGAAAAAGCCCACATATTTGAAAGGCTCAATCCAGACCATTCTACAGCAATTGTTGCTGAAGATGCGAATTATGAAGAGATCTTAAAACGCTTTTTACCTGCAAATACCACTCTTTGGCATTCTGGCTTTAGTGACAAAGCAGAGCTGCATATTTCGCAGTTAAATCTATCAGACACTGGCAGCACTTTTCTTTTCAGTACCCCACACCAAAAAGAACAGGTCACATTGTCAGTGCCAGGTGAACATTTCGTGCGCAATGCCGCACAAGCCTTGGGGGTTGTGGCCTCTTTTAATCTGGATCTTGCTCCCTCTATAAAAGCTCTCAAAAATTTTGTCCCTGAAGCCGGAAGAGGTCAGACGAAATTAATAAACGAAACTATTACCCTTATTGACGAAAGCTATAATGCTTCTCCCGAAAGTATTAGGGCAGCCTTAAAGTCTTTGTCTTTAAAGCCTGCAAGCCGTCATCTGGTCGCTCTTGGTGATATGTTAGAACTTGGGGATTATGCTCACATAGAACATACGAAATTGGCAGCCTCGCTCATAAACTGTCAGGCTCTGACTTTTTGTTGTGGGGTCCATATGAAAGCACTTTACGAAATTCTTCCACCTTCGCTCCAGGGTGGGTACGCTGAAAGTGCAAAAAGTCTTTTGCCTGTTTTGCAAAAAACACTCAAACCCTTTGATGTTTTACTTGTTAAAGGAAGCTTGGGTAGTCGCATGAAAGACCTTATAGAAGGCCTTGAAAATAATTTTTCCTCTATTGAAAAAAACCAAACCGAGGTTCGAGATACATGCTCTTCGATTTAATTGCTGCCCATACTTCACCTCATGGTGGTTTTTTCAACCTGTTTCATTATATTACGTTCCGTGCTGGATGCGCTTGCCTCACAGCTTTATGCATCACCTTATTTTTCGGGCGGCCTTTTATTGCCCACTTAAAGCGTATCCAGCGTGAGGGACAACCAATCAGAGCTGTTGGACCTGAACGGCATATTCTTGAAAAAGCTGGCACACCAACAATGGGTGGTTTACTGCTTTTAGGCTCTCTTGCAGTCTCCACTCTATTATGGACCGATTTACATAATGGCTTTATATGGGCCGTCTTGTTAACAACACTCTGCTTTGGTGCTGTTGGCTTTATTGATGATTACCAAAAATTAGCACGGAAAAACTCTACAGGCTTAACGAAGAAAACGCGTTTGGGAGCAGAATTTCTTGTCTCTATTATCGCAGGTATCTGGCTTGAAAGCCTGACACCCCCAGAAATCCGTAACGCGATTGCATTTCCTTTTGCCAAAAGCTTTATTCTACCTCTGTCCTATGCATTTCCTCTCTTTGCAATGATAACAATTAGTGGCTTTGGAAATGCCGTAAATCTGACCGATGGACTTGACGGCTTGGCCACTGTCCCCGTTATCATAGCGGCATTAGTCTTTGCTCTCATTGCATATTTAGTCGGTAACCGCGTATTTGCTGATTATTTACAACTTCATTACATCCCCGGCACAGGTGAATTAAGTGTATTTTGCGCTGCTCTCATTGGCGCCGCATTGGGGTTTTTATGGTATAATGCTCCCCCGGCAGAAGTTTTTATGGGAGATACGGGTTCGCTCGCTCTGGGT comes from Aristophania vespae and encodes:
- a CDS encoding UDP-N-acetylmuramoyl-tripeptide--D-alanyl-D-alanine ligase, with amino-acid sequence MKILSPLWTSEDLRAATKGTLKAEIEAFGVSIDTRQIKKNDLFIALLGHNSDGHRFIKQALEQGASAVMAHDRDFLTKENLIHDPRILLVKDTMKALEDLGQFARNRFKGRTIAITGSVGKTTTKEMLRQILGAYGLVHASVASFNNHWGVPLTLARLPREADFCISEIGMNHAGEITPLVAQVRPDCAIITVIGSAHIGYMGSQEAIALEKAHIFERLNPDHSTAIVAEDANYEEILKRFLPANTTLWHSGFSDKAELHISQLNLSDTGSTFLFSTPHQKEQVTLSVPGEHFVRNAAQALGVVASFNLDLAPSIKALKNFVPEAGRGQTKLINETITLIDESYNASPESIRAALKSLSLKPASRHLVALGDMLELGDYAHIEHTKLAASLINCQALTFCCGVHMKALYEILPPSLQGGYAESAKSLLPVLQKTLKPFDVLLVKGSLGSRMKDLIEGLENNFSSIEKNQTEVRDTCSSI
- the mraY gene encoding phospho-N-acetylmuramoyl-pentapeptide-transferase, producing MLFDLIAAHTSPHGGFFNLFHYITFRAGCACLTALCITLFFGRPFIAHLKRIQREGQPIRAVGPERHILEKAGTPTMGGLLLLGSLAVSTLLWTDLHNGFIWAVLLTTLCFGAVGFIDDYQKLARKNSTGLTKKTRLGAEFLVSIIAGIWLESLTPPEIRNAIAFPFAKSFILPLSYAFPLFAMITISGFGNAVNLTDGLDGLATVPVIIAALVFALIAYLVGNRVFADYLQLHYIPGTGELSVFCAALIGAALGFLWYNAPPAEVFMGDTGSLALGGALGAIAVAVKHELVLCLVGGIFVAETLSVIIQVFWFKRTGKRIFLMAPLHHHFEKKGWQEPKIVVRFWIIAFILGLCGLATLKLR